From a single Streptomyces misionensis genomic region:
- a CDS encoding TIGR01458 family HAD-type hydrolase, translating into MQSEESVRSAGAGAGSLASVRALLVDIDGVLTVSWRPLPGAVAALRRVRAAGPAVALVTNTTSRTRASIAGTLARAGFEVGERDVLTAPAVTAAYLAEHWPGARCLLLNSGDIAADLAGVDLVEDDPEVVVLGGAGPEFDYTALNRAFGHLQRGARLIAMHRNLYWRTDAGLQLDSGAFLLGLERAARVEAEVTGKPSRAFFEAALSRLGVPARHALMVGDDVETDVLAAQRAGLTGVLVRTGKFQPDALEQASGTPDHVVDSFADVPALLGLLGGVNES; encoded by the coding sequence ATGCAGTCCGAGGAGTCCGTGCGGTCCGCCGGGGCCGGGGCCGGGTCCCTCGCCTCCGTGCGGGCCCTGCTGGTCGACATCGACGGTGTGCTCACCGTGTCCTGGCGGCCGCTGCCGGGCGCCGTGGCGGCGCTGCGCCGGGTCCGGGCGGCCGGGCCGGCGGTGGCCCTGGTCACCAATACGACGTCGCGGACCCGGGCGTCCATCGCCGGGACGCTGGCGCGGGCCGGGTTCGAGGTGGGCGAGCGGGACGTGCTCACCGCGCCGGCCGTGACCGCCGCGTATCTCGCCGAGCACTGGCCGGGCGCCCGCTGCCTGCTCCTCAACAGCGGGGACATCGCCGCGGATCTCGCGGGGGTCGACCTGGTGGAGGACGATCCCGAGGTGGTCGTACTCGGCGGAGCCGGCCCGGAGTTCGACTACACCGCGCTCAACCGGGCCTTCGGGCATCTCCAGCGCGGCGCCCGGCTGATCGCCATGCACCGCAATCTGTACTGGCGCACCGACGCCGGCCTCCAGCTCGACTCGGGAGCGTTCCTGCTCGGACTCGAACGGGCCGCCCGCGTCGAGGCCGAGGTCACGGGCAAGCCGTCGCGGGCCTTCTTCGAGGCGGCGCTGTCCCGGCTCGGCGTCCCGGCGCGGCACGCGCTGATGGTGGGCGACGACGTCGAGACGGACGTCCTCGCGGCGCAGCGGGCCGGGCTCACCGGGGTGCTGGTGCGGACCGGCAAGTTCCAGCCGGACGCGCTGGAGCAGGCGAGCGGCACCCCCGACCACGTCGTGGACTCCTTCGCGGACGTACCGGCGCTGCTGGGACTCTTAGGCGGCGTGAACGAGTCCTAG
- a CDS encoding long-chain-fatty-acid--CoA ligase has product MATLSVAAILAENARRRPAKTALVEGDRRLSFGAAWQAALAQAGALTGLGIRPGNRVALMAPNTAEFPLAYYAIAAAGGVVVPVHLLLSAGEVEHVLKDSGASLLLVHPAQAGTGRAAADAVGVRVVTLGEEFDRLAAEAEPPASYATRAADDPAVILYTSGTTGVPKGAVLSHFNLVMNATVCAFDANDIRSDDIALGALPLFHAFGQTVSLNSTWRAGATLVLLPRFDAARAIELMVKEDVNTFHGVPTMFVALAGAAADADVLPELRVCISGGASLPVAVLERFEAAFGARIYEGYGLSETSPTATVNQPVFGTKAGTIGHPLWGVDAEIARAEVEGRIELLPPGELGEVVIRGHNVFSGYLGRPEATQEALVDGWFRTGDLGTKDEQGFLRIVDRKKDVIIRGGYNVYPREVEEVLVRHPAVAQVAVIGLPDELHGEEVCAVVVPVPGSAPDAAALTEWSKEHLGRHKYPRRVEFTDELPLGPSMKVLKRELRARFTD; this is encoded by the coding sequence ATGGCAACCCTGTCCGTCGCCGCCATCCTGGCCGAGAACGCCAGGCGCCGCCCCGCCAAGACCGCCCTCGTGGAAGGGGACCGGCGGCTGAGCTTCGGCGCGGCCTGGCAGGCGGCGCTGGCCCAGGCGGGTGCGCTCACCGGCCTCGGCATACGGCCGGGCAACCGGGTCGCCCTCATGGCACCCAACACCGCCGAGTTCCCGCTCGCCTACTACGCGATCGCCGCGGCCGGCGGTGTCGTCGTCCCCGTGCACCTGCTGCTGTCGGCCGGCGAGGTCGAGCACGTCCTGAAGGACAGCGGGGCCTCGCTGCTCCTCGTCCACCCGGCGCAGGCCGGGACCGGACGCGCCGCCGCCGACGCCGTCGGCGTCCGGGTGGTCACCCTGGGCGAGGAGTTCGACCGGCTCGCCGCCGAGGCCGAACCGCCGGCCTCGTACGCCACCCGGGCCGCCGACGACCCGGCCGTGATCCTCTACACCAGCGGCACCACCGGCGTGCCCAAGGGAGCGGTGCTCAGCCACTTCAACCTGGTGATGAACGCGACCGTGTGCGCCTTCGACGCCAACGACATCCGGTCCGACGACATCGCCCTCGGCGCGCTGCCCCTGTTCCACGCCTTCGGCCAGACCGTCTCGCTCAACTCCACCTGGCGGGCGGGCGCCACGCTGGTGCTGCTGCCCCGCTTCGACGCGGCCCGCGCCATCGAACTGATGGTGAAGGAGGACGTCAACACCTTCCACGGCGTGCCCACCATGTTCGTCGCGCTCGCGGGCGCCGCGGCCGACGCCGACGTGCTGCCCGAACTGCGCGTGTGCATCTCCGGCGGGGCCTCGCTGCCCGTCGCCGTACTGGAGCGGTTCGAGGCCGCGTTCGGCGCGCGGATCTACGAGGGGTACGGGCTGTCGGAGACCTCGCCGACCGCCACCGTCAACCAGCCGGTGTTCGGCACCAAGGCCGGCACCATCGGCCACCCGTTGTGGGGCGTCGACGCGGAGATCGCGCGCGCCGAGGTGGAGGGCCGCATCGAGCTGCTGCCGCCCGGCGAGCTGGGCGAGGTCGTCATCCGCGGCCACAACGTCTTCTCCGGCTACCTCGGCCGCCCGGAGGCCACCCAAGAGGCCCTGGTCGACGGCTGGTTCCGCACCGGCGACCTCGGCACCAAGGACGAGCAGGGCTTCCTCCGGATCGTCGACCGCAAGAAGGACGTCATCATCCGCGGCGGCTACAACGTCTACCCGCGCGAGGTGGAGGAGGTCCTGGTACGGCACCCCGCCGTCGCCCAGGTCGCCGTCATCGGCCTGCCCGACGAACTGCACGGCGAGGAGGTCTGCGCGGTCGTCGTCCCGGTGCCGGGCAGCGCCCCCGACGCCGCCGCCCTCACCGAGTGGTCCAAGGAGCACCTCGGCCGCCACAAGTACCCGCGGCGCGTGGAGTTCACCGACGAACTGCCGCTCGGCCCCAGCATGAAGGTCCTCAAGCGGGAACTGCGGGCCCGCTTCACGGACTGA
- a CDS encoding cobalt-precorrin-6A reductase produces MSPQPTEPRPGPPARSAAPPPAPPCAPGERPRHVLVLGGTAEARRLAAALVAHPAKIRVTTSLAGRTTRPDAVAGRTRTGGFGGADGLADWLRAHHVDALVDATHPFAETITAHAARAAAATGVPAVVLRRPGWRPVPGDRWHDVPSLAGAAEALPGLGDRVFLTTGRLGLAAFAHLTSHHFLVRSVEPPDPPLPPDTEVLLARGPFTLTGERALLRTHRVDVLVTKDSGGEATAAKLTAARELGLPVVVVRRPPLPPGVAAVADVPAVLHRLGVDQA; encoded by the coding sequence ATGTCCCCGCAGCCCACCGAACCGCGGCCCGGGCCGCCCGCCCGGTCCGCCGCGCCACCACCGGCCCCGCCCTGCGCGCCGGGCGAGCGGCCCCGGCACGTCCTCGTCCTCGGCGGCACCGCGGAGGCCCGCCGGCTCGCGGCCGCGCTGGTGGCGCACCCCGCCAAGATCCGGGTGACGACCTCCCTGGCCGGCCGGACCACCCGGCCGGACGCGGTGGCGGGAAGGACGCGGACCGGCGGCTTCGGCGGGGCCGACGGACTCGCCGACTGGCTGCGGGCCCACCACGTGGACGCCCTGGTCGACGCCACCCACCCCTTCGCCGAGACGATCACCGCGCACGCGGCCCGCGCGGCTGCGGCCACCGGGGTGCCGGCGGTCGTGCTGCGCCGCCCCGGCTGGCGACCGGTACCCGGCGACCGCTGGCACGACGTCCCGTCCCTGGCCGGGGCCGCCGAGGCACTGCCCGGCCTGGGCGACCGGGTGTTCCTCACCACCGGACGCCTGGGCCTGGCCGCCTTCGCACACCTGACGAGCCACCATTTCCTGGTGCGCTCGGTGGAGCCACCGGACCCGCCGCTGCCCCCGGACACCGAAGTGCTCCTGGCCCGCGGCCCCTTCACCCTCACCGGCGAACGCGCCCTGCTGCGCACCCACCGCGTCGACGTCCTGGTCACCAAGGACAGCGGCGGCGAGGCCACGGCCGCGAAGCTCACGGCCGCACGCGAACTGGGCCTGCCGGTGGTCGTCGTACGCCGCCCGCCGCTGCCGCCGGGCGTGGCGGCGGTCGCGGACGTACCGGCCGTGCTGCACCGGCTGGGCGTGGACCAGGCGTGA
- a CDS encoding pyridoxamine 5'-phosphate oxidase family protein — translation MNSGTPERQLPVTERTRHRRLREQGSLDRDRLDAILAAGFVCHLGVDVEGTLMVVPTVYGTDGTTLYLHGSVAGRSMLASPAATVCVTVTHIDGLVLARSVFEHGVNYRSAMIFGTPRLVTDPDEKLAGLRCLTEHAAPGQWDYARRPSRKELAATALLALSLDEASVKIREGAPDDGTGPDAELGLWAGVLPLHTTWGELRPDPLLPNDVEAPAHLTRRVGTAAN, via the coding sequence ATGAACTCCGGTACCCCCGAACGGCAGTTGCCGGTCACCGAGCGCACCCGGCACCGCCGTCTGCGGGAGCAGGGAAGCCTGGACCGCGACCGGCTCGACGCCATCCTGGCCGCGGGCTTCGTCTGTCACCTGGGCGTCGACGTCGAGGGGACCCTGATGGTGGTGCCGACCGTCTACGGAACGGACGGCACCACCCTGTACCTCCACGGCTCGGTGGCCGGCCGCAGCATGCTCGCCTCCCCCGCCGCCACCGTCTGCGTCACCGTCACCCACATCGACGGACTCGTGCTGGCCCGCTCCGTCTTCGAGCACGGGGTCAACTACCGCAGCGCCATGATCTTCGGCACGCCCCGCCTGGTCACGGACCCCGACGAGAAGCTGGCGGGCCTGCGCTGCCTGACCGAGCACGCCGCCCCCGGCCAGTGGGACTACGCCCGGCGCCCCAGCCGCAAGGAACTCGCCGCGACGGCACTGCTGGCCCTCTCCCTGGACGAGGCCTCCGTCAAGATCCGCGAGGGCGCCCCGGACGACGGCACCGGCCCCGACGCCGAACTCGGCCTGTGGGCGGGCGTTCTCCCCCTGCACACCACCTGGGGCGAACTGCGACCGGACCCCCTCCTGCCGAACGACGTCGAGGCCCCCGCGCATCTGACGAGGCGGGTGGGGACGGCGGCGAACTGA
- a CDS encoding DUF309 domain-containing protein — protein sequence MTNADGSAGRDRDREGRARSARPRDGLGRPLAYGERGVPRQPEGVVRAPRETVAEAQALLEAGRPFHAHEVFEDAWKSGPEEERALWRGLAQLAVGLTHAARGNAVGGARLLRRGAGAVEEWERGRGEDRPYGLDLAGIVRWGRELAGRVEEGAGPVDAVAEAPRLGP from the coding sequence ATGACGAACGCGGACGGGTCGGCGGGCCGGGACCGGGACAGGGAGGGGCGGGCGCGCAGTGCGCGGCCCCGGGACGGGCTCGGGCGGCCGTTGGCGTACGGCGAGCGGGGGGTGCCGCGGCAGCCGGAGGGTGTCGTGCGGGCGCCGCGGGAGACGGTGGCCGAGGCGCAGGCGCTGCTGGAGGCGGGCCGGCCGTTCCACGCGCACGAGGTGTTCGAGGACGCCTGGAAGTCGGGGCCCGAGGAGGAGCGCGCGCTGTGGCGTGGGCTGGCCCAGCTGGCGGTGGGCCTCACGCACGCGGCCCGGGGCAACGCCGTGGGCGGGGCACGGCTGTTGCGGCGAGGCGCGGGGGCGGTCGAGGAGTGGGAGCGGGGGCGGGGCGAGGACCGGCCGTACGGGCTGGATCTGGCCGGGATCGTGCGCTGGGGGCGGGAGCTGGCCGGGCGGGTGGAGGAGGGCGCCGGGCCCGTGGACGCCGTGGCCGAGGCGCCCCGGCTCGGCCCCTGA
- a CDS encoding alpha/beta hydrolase, with amino-acid sequence MPHVRAHTLDGTRGELAVREWPHPAPRFLALLAHGYGEHAGRYDPLAAVLTGHGAAVYAPDHMGHGRSAGERVLIEDFEDVVTDLHAVAELAESAHPGLPLVLVGHSMGGLIAARYAQRYGARLRALILSGPVIGAWELPGRLLALPEIPDTPVSPSALSRDPAVGAAYAADPLVWHGPMKRPTLQAFVQALDAVAEAGAVPGLPLLWLHGDDDRLVPLPGSRTGVERLSGGDLTERIFPGARHEVFHETVKDEAFAETVRFLDRVLPR; translated from the coding sequence ATGCCCCACGTCCGCGCGCACACCCTCGACGGCACCCGTGGGGAGCTGGCCGTCCGCGAGTGGCCCCACCCCGCGCCCCGCTTCCTCGCCCTGCTGGCGCACGGGTACGGGGAGCACGCGGGCCGCTACGACCCGCTCGCGGCGGTGCTCACCGGACACGGAGCCGCCGTGTACGCGCCCGACCACATGGGGCACGGCCGGTCGGCCGGCGAGCGGGTGCTGATCGAGGACTTCGAGGACGTGGTCACCGATCTGCACGCGGTGGCCGAGCTGGCCGAGTCCGCCCATCCGGGGCTGCCGCTGGTCCTGGTTGGCCACTCCATGGGCGGGCTGATCGCGGCCCGCTACGCCCAGCGGTACGGCGCGCGGCTGCGCGCGCTGATCCTGTCCGGGCCGGTGATCGGCGCCTGGGAGCTGCCGGGGCGGCTGCTGGCGCTGCCGGAGATCCCGGACACCCCGGTCAGCCCGTCCGCGCTCTCCCGCGACCCGGCGGTGGGCGCCGCGTACGCCGCCGATCCACTGGTCTGGCACGGCCCGATGAAGCGGCCCACCCTCCAGGCGTTCGTCCAGGCCCTGGACGCCGTCGCCGAGGCCGGTGCCGTGCCCGGACTGCCGCTGCTGTGGCTGCACGGGGACGACGACCGGCTGGTGCCGCTGCCCGGCAGCCGGACTGGCGTCGAGCGGCTCAGCGGCGGCGATCTGACCGAGCGGATCTTCCCCGGGGCGCGGCACGAGGTGTTCCACGAGACGGTGAAGGACGAGGCCTTCGCCGAGACCGTCCGCTTCCTGGACCGGGTACTGCCCCGCTGA
- the cobF gene encoding precorrin-6A synthase (deacetylating) has protein sequence MRKIHVIGIGAGDPQQLTLQAVGALRGTDVFFLLDKGEAKSDLTQLRRDMLDAHLPAGSYRVVEARDPERDRAAGGSAYSPAVGDWRSARAGIYERMIAEELGEDETGAFLVWGDPALYDSTLGILEEVLERGAVAFEYDVVPGVSSVSALVARHRTGLNRVARPVQITTGRRLSEGFPEGVDDVVVMLDAHQAFRRYADEDIDIYWGAYIGTPDEILISGPLAEAGPEIERARAEARERKGWVMDTYLLRRNPGQR, from the coding sequence GTGCGAAAGATTCATGTCATCGGTATCGGTGCGGGCGACCCCCAGCAGCTGACCTTGCAGGCGGTCGGCGCGCTGCGCGGCACGGACGTGTTCTTCCTGCTCGACAAGGGCGAGGCGAAGAGCGATCTCACCCAGCTGCGCCGGGACATGCTGGACGCGCATCTGCCCGCGGGTTCCTACCGGGTGGTCGAGGCCCGGGACCCGGAGCGGGACCGCGCGGCGGGCGGGTCGGCGTACTCACCGGCCGTCGGGGACTGGCGCAGCGCCCGCGCCGGCATCTACGAGCGCATGATCGCCGAGGAGTTGGGCGAGGACGAGACCGGTGCCTTCCTGGTGTGGGGGGACCCGGCGCTCTACGACAGCACGCTCGGGATCCTGGAGGAGGTGCTGGAGCGGGGCGCCGTCGCCTTCGAGTACGACGTGGTCCCGGGGGTGAGCAGCGTCTCCGCGCTGGTCGCCCGGCACCGCACGGGGCTGAACCGGGTCGCCCGGCCCGTGCAGATCACCACCGGGCGCAGGCTCTCCGAGGGCTTCCCGGAGGGGGTGGACGACGTGGTCGTGATGCTCGACGCCCACCAGGCGTTCCGGCGGTACGCGGACGAGGACATCGACATCTACTGGGGCGCCTACATAGGCACCCCGGACGAGATCCTCATCTCGGGACCGCTCGCCGAGGCCGGCCCGGAGATCGAGCGGGCGCGCGCCGAGGCCCGCGAGCGCAAGGGGTGGGTCATGGACACCTACCTGCTGCGGAGGAACCCCGGGCAGCGGTAG
- a CDS encoding thiolase family protein produces MRPVHFAAARRTPIGKLRGALSSVRPDDLAATVIRHLVAEVPALDPARIDDVYWGAANQAGEDNRNVARMAVLLAGLPESVPGATVNRLCASGLEAVTAAARTIAAGEADIVIAGGSESMSRAPFVLPRPDEALPQRIETFDTRLGWRLVNPAMKELHGLLAMGETAEEVAERHGISRARQDEFALRSHQLAAAARKNGHFDDELLPVERPDGVVVEQDECVREDTSLEKLSRLKPVFRAGGTVTAGNASPMNDGAAGLLLVSEEALAELGLESLGRYVAGASAGVHPDVMGLGPVPATRKALARTGWEIGDLEEAEFNEAFAAQALACVDQLGIDPGLVNPTGGAIALGHPLGCSGARILTTLLHRMRRTGARRGLATMCVGVGQGTAMLVERD; encoded by the coding sequence GTGCGTCCCGTCCACTTCGCGGCCGCCCGCCGCACCCCCATCGGCAAGCTGCGCGGAGCCCTGTCGTCGGTGCGTCCCGACGACCTCGCCGCGACCGTGATCCGTCACCTGGTCGCCGAGGTGCCCGCGCTCGACCCCGCCCGCATCGACGACGTCTACTGGGGCGCGGCCAACCAGGCGGGCGAGGACAACCGCAACGTCGCCCGGATGGCCGTCCTGCTCGCCGGGCTGCCCGAGTCCGTGCCCGGCGCCACCGTCAACCGGCTGTGCGCCTCCGGCCTGGAGGCCGTCACCGCCGCCGCCCGCACCATCGCCGCGGGCGAGGCCGACATCGTGATCGCCGGCGGCTCCGAGTCGATGAGCCGCGCCCCCTTCGTGCTGCCGCGCCCCGACGAGGCCCTGCCGCAGCGCATCGAGACCTTCGACACCCGGCTCGGCTGGCGCCTGGTCAACCCCGCCATGAAGGAGCTGCACGGACTGCTCGCCATGGGGGAGACCGCCGAGGAGGTCGCCGAGCGGCACGGCATCTCCCGCGCCCGGCAGGACGAGTTCGCGCTGCGCAGCCACCAACTCGCCGCCGCCGCCCGGAAGAACGGCCACTTCGACGACGAACTCCTGCCTGTCGAACGGCCCGACGGTGTGGTCGTCGAGCAGGACGAGTGCGTCCGTGAGGACACCTCGCTGGAGAAGCTGTCCCGCCTCAAGCCGGTCTTCCGTGCGGGCGGCACGGTCACCGCGGGCAACGCCTCCCCGATGAACGACGGTGCCGCCGGTCTGCTGCTGGTCAGCGAGGAGGCCCTGGCCGAGCTGGGTCTGGAGTCCCTCGGCCGCTACGTCGCCGGCGCCTCCGCGGGCGTCCACCCCGACGTGATGGGTCTCGGCCCGGTCCCCGCCACCCGCAAGGCGCTCGCCCGGACCGGCTGGGAGATCGGCGACCTCGAGGAGGCCGAGTTCAACGAGGCGTTCGCCGCCCAGGCCCTCGCCTGCGTCGACCAGCTCGGCATCGACCCCGGCCTGGTCAACCCGACCGGCGGCGCCATCGCCCTCGGCCACCCCCTCGGCTGCTCGGGCGCCCGCATCCTGACCACCCTGCTGCACCGCATGCGCCGCACCGGCGCACGGCGCGGGCTCGCCACCATGTGCGTGGGCGTGGGGCAGGGCACCGCGATGCTGGTCGAGAGGGACTAG
- a CDS encoding sulfite exporter TauE/SafE family protein, with the protein MNMMTLWHISGWEFAALALAALLVGFSKTAVSGANTVSLAVFAAILPARASTGILLPVLIAGDVLAVLTYRRHAHWPTLWRLFPAVAVGVVVGTVFLLWADDGIVRTSIGAILLLMAGVTLWRRRGEGGAAEQKPDAVTTRSGRLKARSYGVLGGFTTMVANAGGPVMSLYLLSAGFRKLGFLGTSAFFFLIVNVSKVPFSAGLGLIDGHSLLLDAALVPFVVPGALFGRWAVHRINQRLFEQLVIAATVVGGVQLLVG; encoded by the coding sequence ATGAACATGATGACGCTCTGGCACATATCCGGCTGGGAGTTCGCCGCCCTGGCCCTCGCCGCCCTGCTCGTCGGCTTCTCCAAGACCGCGGTGAGCGGGGCCAACACGGTCAGCCTCGCCGTCTTCGCCGCGATCCTGCCGGCCCGCGCCTCCACCGGCATCCTGCTGCCCGTCCTGATCGCCGGCGATGTGCTCGCCGTGCTCACCTACCGGCGGCACGCCCACTGGCCCACCCTGTGGCGGCTGTTCCCGGCCGTCGCCGTCGGCGTGGTGGTCGGCACGGTGTTCCTGCTGTGGGCCGACGACGGGATCGTACGGACCTCGATCGGCGCGATCCTGCTGCTGATGGCCGGGGTCACGCTGTGGCGGCGGCGCGGGGAGGGCGGCGCGGCGGAACAGAAGCCGGACGCGGTGACGACCCGCTCCGGCCGGCTCAAGGCCCGCTCCTACGGCGTGCTCGGCGGGTTCACCACGATGGTCGCCAACGCGGGCGGCCCCGTGATGTCGCTGTACCTCCTCTCCGCGGGCTTCCGGAAACTGGGCTTCCTCGGCACCTCGGCGTTCTTCTTCCTGATCGTCAACGTCTCCAAGGTCCCCTTCAGCGCGGGACTCGGCCTGATCGACGGCCACTCGCTGCTCCTCGACGCCGCCCTCGTGCCCTTCGTCGTGCCCGGCGCCCTGTTCGGCAGATGGGCCGTCCACCGGATCAACCAGCGGCTCTTCGAGCAGCTGGTGATCGCGGCGACGGTCGTCGGCGGGGTGCAACTGCTGGTGGGCTAG
- a CDS encoding Dps family protein, with the protein MTVVKSTLSEKALGVTGAALQDTLVDLLGLSLVGKQAHWNIVGPRFRSIHLQLDEVVATARTHSDTVAERAAALGVPPDGRPETIAATFALPGAKEGWLRDTEVVELMVSALEAAIGRLRERIAATEEADPVTQDLLIGITADLEKERWMFEAENHPR; encoded by the coding sequence ATGACCGTGGTGAAGAGCACGCTGTCCGAGAAGGCGCTCGGGGTCACCGGGGCCGCGCTCCAGGACACGCTGGTCGATCTGCTCGGCCTGTCGCTGGTCGGGAAGCAGGCGCACTGGAACATCGTCGGCCCCCGGTTCCGCTCGATCCACCTCCAGCTGGACGAGGTGGTCGCGACGGCGCGCACCCACTCCGACACGGTCGCCGAGCGCGCCGCCGCGCTGGGCGTGCCGCCGGACGGCCGGCCCGAGACGATCGCGGCCACGTTCGCGCTGCCCGGCGCGAAGGAGGGCTGGCTGCGCGACACCGAGGTGGTCGAGCTGATGGTGTCGGCGCTGGAGGCGGCCATCGGCCGGCTGCGCGAGCGGATCGCGGCGACCGAGGAGGCGGACCCGGTGACCCAGGACCTGCTGATCGGCATCACCGCCGATCTGGAGAAGGAGCGCTGGATGTTCGAGGCGGAGAACCACCCGCGCTGA
- a CDS encoding SGNH/GDSL hydrolase family protein yields MARTSALLVSLAAAAVLTVTGVATSSAAGGERTTSTAQVAAAGHWVNTWTSMPQLTEPGNMPPAPFTQPGRVLADSTVRQTVHVSVGGTHLRLRFSNAFGGAALPITAVSVALPDGNRAGSGAVQAGTTRKVTFDGRSSTVVPVGAEAVSDPLDFDLRAGSNLTVTLYLADGQASDDITSHPGSRTTSYLVTGDHVDDADLGGAATTAHWYFLSGVEVWSKSTTAAAVVLGDSLTDGRGSTTDGNDRWTDQLLARLRSSPRTAGVAVLNQAAGGNRVLNDGLGPNVLARFDRDVLAQSGVRWLILFEGVNDIGTAAPTEAAQRQTTADLLAAYDQIVVRAHAQGIPVYGATLTPFGGNTGYDDPNGYREAARQAVNRWIRTSGRFDAVLDFDRAVRDPGQPRRLLPSLDVGDHLHLNPAGYRVLADAVPARLFGPDRPAPDFGLR; encoded by the coding sequence ATGGCCCGAACATCCGCACTCCTGGTGAGCCTGGCCGCCGCGGCCGTGCTCACGGTCACCGGTGTCGCCACGTCCTCCGCGGCCGGCGGCGAACGCACGACGAGCACGGCCCAGGTCGCCGCGGCCGGACACTGGGTGAACACCTGGACCTCGATGCCCCAGCTGACCGAGCCGGGCAACATGCCCCCGGCGCCGTTCACCCAGCCGGGCCGGGTCCTCGCCGACAGCACGGTGCGCCAGACCGTGCACGTCTCGGTCGGCGGTACGCATCTGCGGCTGCGCTTCTCCAACGCGTTCGGCGGCGCGGCGCTGCCCATCACCGCCGTGTCGGTGGCGCTCCCGGACGGCAATCGCGCCGGGTCCGGTGCCGTCCAGGCGGGCACCACCCGGAAGGTGACCTTCGACGGCCGCTCCTCGACGGTGGTCCCGGTCGGCGCCGAGGCCGTCTCCGACCCGCTGGACTTCGACCTGCGGGCGGGCTCCAACCTCACGGTGACGCTCTATCTGGCCGACGGCCAGGCGTCGGACGACATCACCTCGCACCCCGGTTCCCGGACCACCTCCTACCTGGTGACCGGGGACCACGTGGACGACGCGGACCTGGGCGGGGCCGCCACCACCGCCCACTGGTACTTCCTGAGCGGGGTGGAGGTCTGGTCGAAGAGCACCACCGCGGCGGCCGTCGTGCTGGGCGACTCGCTGACCGACGGCCGGGGTTCCACCACCGACGGCAACGACCGGTGGACGGACCAGCTGCTCGCCCGGCTGCGGTCCTCGCCCCGCACCGCCGGGGTCGCGGTCCTCAACCAGGCGGCCGGCGGCAACCGGGTGCTGAACGACGGCCTCGGACCCAATGTGCTGGCCCGCTTCGACCGCGATGTGCTGGCGCAGAGCGGGGTCCGATGGCTGATCCTCTTCGAGGGCGTCAACGACATCGGCACCGCCGCGCCCACCGAGGCCGCACAGCGGCAGACCACCGCGGACCTGCTCGCGGCCTACGACCAGATCGTGGTCCGGGCGCACGCGCAGGGCATCCCCGTGTACGGCGCCACGCTGACGCCCTTCGGGGGGAACACGGGCTACGACGACCCGAACGGCTACCGCGAGGCGGCCCGGCAGGCGGTCAACCGCTGGATCCGCACCAGCGGCCGCTTCGACGCCGTCCTCGACTTCGACCGGGCGGTCCGCGACCCCGGCCAACCCCGCAGGCTGCTGCCGTCGTTGGACGTCGGCGACCATCTGCACCTGAACCCCGCCGGGTACCGGGTGCTGGCCGACGCGGTGCCCGCCCGGCTGTTCGGACCGGACCGCCCCGCCCCGGACTTCGGCCTCCGCTGA